In Camelus ferus isolate YT-003-E chromosome 10, BCGSAC_Cfer_1.0, whole genome shotgun sequence, the following proteins share a genomic window:
- the ART5 gene encoding ecto-ADP-ribosyltransferase 5 isoform X4, translating into MSLTRTKALGFRNLQVRSGTRDPHITEEGLLVSVPQPIEAKTPLSSGPHPPKSPSGIMLVTLLIALSCLGLHTLWQAQSVPILSLGLAPDTFDDTYVGCSEEMEEKAALLLKEEMARHALLRESWETAQEAWEHRHRGLTLPSGFKAHHGIAIMVYTNSSNTLYRELNWAVRTGGSSWEVYMEYFPFKALHFYLTRALQLLRGSGSCSMGPGEEVFRGVGTLRFEPKRLGDSVRLGQFASSSLDESVARRFGNATFFFLRTCFGAPIHALSVFPEEREVLIPPHEVFLVTSFSQDGTQNLVTLSSSNQICSHFNCAYLGEKKRLSCESVPTGGQPDSSSKGAFSLLSWKTLLLASWGFQLLVAGP; encoded by the exons ATGAGCCTGACCAGGACGAAAGCCCTGGG CTTCCGCAACCTCCAG GTCAGGAGCGGGACCAGGGACCCTCACATCACAGAAGAAGGGCTCCTGGTCTCTGTCCCGCAGCCCATCGAAGCCAAGACTCCACTCTCATCCGGACCTCACCCTCCTAAGTCTCCCTCAGGGATAATGCTGGTGACTCTGTTGATCGCCCTCAGCTGCCTGGGCCTCCACACCCTCTGGCAG GCCCAGTCTGTTCCTATCCTGTCCCTGGGCCTGGCTCCAGACACCTTCGATGATACCTATGTGGGTTGctcagaggagatggaggagaaggcAGCCCTTCTGTTAAAGGAGGAGATGGCCCGCCATGCCCTGCTGCGGGAATCCTGGGAGACagcccaggaggcctgggagcACAGGCATCGAGGGCTCACCCTGCCCTCTGGCTTCAAAGCCCATCATGGAATTGCCATCATGGTCTACACCAACTCATCCAACACTCTGTACCGGGAACTGAACTGGGCCGTGCGGACAGGAGGCAGCTCCTGGGAGGTCTACATGGAGTACTTCCCCTTCAAGGCCCTGCATTTCTACCTGACCCGGGCCCTGCAGCTGCTGCGAGGCAGCGGAAGCTGCAGCATGGGACCTGGGGAGGAGGTGTTCCGAGGCGTGGGCACCCTTCGCTTTGAACCCAAGAGGCTGGGGGACTCTGTCCGCTTGGGCCAGTTTGCCTCCAGCTCCCTGGATGAGTCAGTGGCCCGCAGATTTGGTAATGCCACCTTCTTTTTTCTAAGGACTTGCTTTGGGGCCCCAATCCATGCCCTGTCTGTCTTTCCGGAGGAGCGTGAGGTGCTGATACCCCCGCATGAAGTCTTCTTGGTCACCAGTTTCTCCCAGGATGGAACCCAGAACCTAGTGACTCTCTCAAGCAGTAATCAGATCTGCAGCCACTTTAACTGCGCCTATCTGGGTG AGAAGAAGAGGCTGAGCTGTGAGTCTGTGCCAA cagGAGGGCAGCCAGACTCATCCTCCAAGGGcgccttctctctgctctcctggaagACCCTGCTCTTGGCCTCTTGGGGGTTTCAGCTGTTAGTTGCTGGGCCCTGA
- the ART5 gene encoding ecto-ADP-ribosyltransferase 5 isoform X2, with protein MSLTRTKALGFRNLQVRSGTRDPHITEEGLLVSVPQPIEAKTPLSSGPHPPKSPSGIMLVTLLIALSCLGLHTLWQAQSVPILSLGLAPDTFDDTYVGCSEEMEEKAALLLKEEMARHALLRESWETAQEAWEHRHRGLTLPSGFKAHHGIAIMVYTNSSNTLYRELNWAVRTGGSSWEVYMEYFPFKALHFYLTRALQLLRGSGSCSMGPGEEVFRGVGTLRFEPKRLGDSVRLGQFASSSLDESVARRFGNATFFFLRTCFGAPIHALSVFPEEREVLIPPHEVFLVTSFSQDGTQNLVTLSSSNQICSHFNCAYLGAGGQPDSSSKGAFSLLSWKTLLLASWGFQLLVAGP; from the exons ATGAGCCTGACCAGGACGAAAGCCCTGGG CTTCCGCAACCTCCAG GTCAGGAGCGGGACCAGGGACCCTCACATCACAGAAGAAGGGCTCCTGGTCTCTGTCCCGCAGCCCATCGAAGCCAAGACTCCACTCTCATCCGGACCTCACCCTCCTAAGTCTCCCTCAGGGATAATGCTGGTGACTCTGTTGATCGCCCTCAGCTGCCTGGGCCTCCACACCCTCTGGCAG GCCCAGTCTGTTCCTATCCTGTCCCTGGGCCTGGCTCCAGACACCTTCGATGATACCTATGTGGGTTGctcagaggagatggaggagaaggcAGCCCTTCTGTTAAAGGAGGAGATGGCCCGCCATGCCCTGCTGCGGGAATCCTGGGAGACagcccaggaggcctgggagcACAGGCATCGAGGGCTCACCCTGCCCTCTGGCTTCAAAGCCCATCATGGAATTGCCATCATGGTCTACACCAACTCATCCAACACTCTGTACCGGGAACTGAACTGGGCCGTGCGGACAGGAGGCAGCTCCTGGGAGGTCTACATGGAGTACTTCCCCTTCAAGGCCCTGCATTTCTACCTGACCCGGGCCCTGCAGCTGCTGCGAGGCAGCGGAAGCTGCAGCATGGGACCTGGGGAGGAGGTGTTCCGAGGCGTGGGCACCCTTCGCTTTGAACCCAAGAGGCTGGGGGACTCTGTCCGCTTGGGCCAGTTTGCCTCCAGCTCCCTGGATGAGTCAGTGGCCCGCAGATTTGGTAATGCCACCTTCTTTTTTCTAAGGACTTGCTTTGGGGCCCCAATCCATGCCCTGTCTGTCTTTCCGGAGGAGCGTGAGGTGCTGATACCCCCGCATGAAGTCTTCTTGGTCACCAGTTTCTCCCAGGATGGAACCCAGAACCTAGTGACTCTCTCAAGCAGTAATCAGATCTGCAGCCACTTTAACTGCGCCTATCTGGGTG cagGAGGGCAGCCAGACTCATCCTCCAAGGGcgccttctctctgctctcctggaagACCCTGCTCTTGGCCTCTTGGGGGTTTCAGCTGTTAGTTGCTGGGCCCTGA
- the ART5 gene encoding ecto-ADP-ribosyltransferase 5 isoform X1: protein MLVTLLIALSCLGLHTLWQAQSVPILSLGLAPDTFDDTYVGCSEEMEEKAALLLKEEMARHALLRESWETAQEAWEHRHRGLTLPSGFKAHHGIAIMVYTNSSNTLYRELNWAVRTGGSSWEVYMEYFPFKALHFYLTRALQLLRGSGSCSMGPGEEVFRGVGTLRFEPKRLGDSVRLGQFASSSLDESVARRFGNATFFFLRTCFGAPIHALSVFPEEREVLIPPHEVFLVTSFSQDGTQNLVTLSSSNQICSHFNCAYLGEKKRLSCESVPRGQPDSSSKGAFSLLSWKTLLLASWGFQLLVAGP from the exons ATGCTGGTGACTCTGTTGATCGCCCTCAGCTGCCTGGGCCTCCACACCCTCTGGCAG GCCCAGTCTGTTCCTATCCTGTCCCTGGGCCTGGCTCCAGACACCTTCGATGATACCTATGTGGGTTGctcagaggagatggaggagaaggcAGCCCTTCTGTTAAAGGAGGAGATGGCCCGCCATGCCCTGCTGCGGGAATCCTGGGAGACagcccaggaggcctgggagcACAGGCATCGAGGGCTCACCCTGCCCTCTGGCTTCAAAGCCCATCATGGAATTGCCATCATGGTCTACACCAACTCATCCAACACTCTGTACCGGGAACTGAACTGGGCCGTGCGGACAGGAGGCAGCTCCTGGGAGGTCTACATGGAGTACTTCCCCTTCAAGGCCCTGCATTTCTACCTGACCCGGGCCCTGCAGCTGCTGCGAGGCAGCGGAAGCTGCAGCATGGGACCTGGGGAGGAGGTGTTCCGAGGCGTGGGCACCCTTCGCTTTGAACCCAAGAGGCTGGGGGACTCTGTCCGCTTGGGCCAGTTTGCCTCCAGCTCCCTGGATGAGTCAGTGGCCCGCAGATTTGGTAATGCCACCTTCTTTTTTCTAAGGACTTGCTTTGGGGCCCCAATCCATGCCCTGTCTGTCTTTCCGGAGGAGCGTGAGGTGCTGATACCCCCGCATGAAGTCTTCTTGGTCACCAGTTTCTCCCAGGATGGAACCCAGAACCTAGTGACTCTCTCAAGCAGTAATCAGATCTGCAGCCACTTTAACTGCGCCTATCTGGGTG AGAAGAAGAGGCTGAGCTGTGAGTCTGTGCCAA GAGGGCAGCCAGACTCATCCTCCAAGGGcgccttctctctgctctcctggaagACCCTGCTCTTGGCCTCTTGGGGGTTTCAGCTGTTAGTTGCTGGGCCCTGA
- the ART5 gene encoding ecto-ADP-ribosyltransferase 5 isoform X3 yields MSLTRTKALGFRNLQVRSGTRDPHITEEGLLVSVPQPIEAKTPLSSGPHPPKSPSGIMLVTLLIALSCLGLHTLWQAQSVPILSLGLAPDTFDDTYVGCSEEMEEKAALLLKEEMARHALLRESWETAQEAWEHRHRGLTLPSGFKAHHGIAIMVYTNSSNTLYRELNWAVRTGGSSWEVYMEYFPFKALHFYLTRALQLLRGSGSCSMGPGEEVFRGVGTLRFEPKRLGDSVRLGQFASSSLDESVARRFGNATFFFLRTCFGAPIHALSVFPEEREVLIPPHEVFLVTSFSQDGTQNLVTLSSSNQICSHFNCAYLGGGQPDSSSKGAFSLLSWKTLLLASWGFQLLVAGP; encoded by the exons ATGAGCCTGACCAGGACGAAAGCCCTGGG CTTCCGCAACCTCCAG GTCAGGAGCGGGACCAGGGACCCTCACATCACAGAAGAAGGGCTCCTGGTCTCTGTCCCGCAGCCCATCGAAGCCAAGACTCCACTCTCATCCGGACCTCACCCTCCTAAGTCTCCCTCAGGGATAATGCTGGTGACTCTGTTGATCGCCCTCAGCTGCCTGGGCCTCCACACCCTCTGGCAG GCCCAGTCTGTTCCTATCCTGTCCCTGGGCCTGGCTCCAGACACCTTCGATGATACCTATGTGGGTTGctcagaggagatggaggagaaggcAGCCCTTCTGTTAAAGGAGGAGATGGCCCGCCATGCCCTGCTGCGGGAATCCTGGGAGACagcccaggaggcctgggagcACAGGCATCGAGGGCTCACCCTGCCCTCTGGCTTCAAAGCCCATCATGGAATTGCCATCATGGTCTACACCAACTCATCCAACACTCTGTACCGGGAACTGAACTGGGCCGTGCGGACAGGAGGCAGCTCCTGGGAGGTCTACATGGAGTACTTCCCCTTCAAGGCCCTGCATTTCTACCTGACCCGGGCCCTGCAGCTGCTGCGAGGCAGCGGAAGCTGCAGCATGGGACCTGGGGAGGAGGTGTTCCGAGGCGTGGGCACCCTTCGCTTTGAACCCAAGAGGCTGGGGGACTCTGTCCGCTTGGGCCAGTTTGCCTCCAGCTCCCTGGATGAGTCAGTGGCCCGCAGATTTGGTAATGCCACCTTCTTTTTTCTAAGGACTTGCTTTGGGGCCCCAATCCATGCCCTGTCTGTCTTTCCGGAGGAGCGTGAGGTGCTGATACCCCCGCATGAAGTCTTCTTGGTCACCAGTTTCTCCCAGGATGGAACCCAGAACCTAGTGACTCTCTCAAGCAGTAATCAGATCTGCAGCCACTTTAACTGCGCCTATCTGGGTG GAGGGCAGCCAGACTCATCCTCCAAGGGcgccttctctctgctctcctggaagACCCTGCTCTTGGCCTCTTGGGGGTTTCAGCTGTTAGTTGCTGGGCCCTGA
- the ART5 gene encoding ecto-ADP-ribosyltransferase 5 isoform X5, giving the protein MLVTLLIALSCLGLHTLWQAQSVPILSLGLAPDTFDDTYVGCSEEMEEKAALLLKEEMARHALLRESWETAQEAWEHRHRGLTLPSGFKAHHGIAIMVYTNSSNTLYRELNWAVRTGGSSWEVYMEYFPFKALHFYLTRALQLLRGSGSCSMGPGEEVFRGVGTLRFEPKRLGDSVRLGQFASSSLDESVARRFGNATFFFLRTCFGAPIHALSVFPEEREVLIPPHEVFLVTSFSQDGTQNLVTLSSSNQICSHFNCAYLGEKKRLSCESVPTGGQPDSSSKGAFSLLSWKTLLLASWGFQLLVAGP; this is encoded by the exons ATGCTGGTGACTCTGTTGATCGCCCTCAGCTGCCTGGGCCTCCACACCCTCTGGCAG GCCCAGTCTGTTCCTATCCTGTCCCTGGGCCTGGCTCCAGACACCTTCGATGATACCTATGTGGGTTGctcagaggagatggaggagaaggcAGCCCTTCTGTTAAAGGAGGAGATGGCCCGCCATGCCCTGCTGCGGGAATCCTGGGAGACagcccaggaggcctgggagcACAGGCATCGAGGGCTCACCCTGCCCTCTGGCTTCAAAGCCCATCATGGAATTGCCATCATGGTCTACACCAACTCATCCAACACTCTGTACCGGGAACTGAACTGGGCCGTGCGGACAGGAGGCAGCTCCTGGGAGGTCTACATGGAGTACTTCCCCTTCAAGGCCCTGCATTTCTACCTGACCCGGGCCCTGCAGCTGCTGCGAGGCAGCGGAAGCTGCAGCATGGGACCTGGGGAGGAGGTGTTCCGAGGCGTGGGCACCCTTCGCTTTGAACCCAAGAGGCTGGGGGACTCTGTCCGCTTGGGCCAGTTTGCCTCCAGCTCCCTGGATGAGTCAGTGGCCCGCAGATTTGGTAATGCCACCTTCTTTTTTCTAAGGACTTGCTTTGGGGCCCCAATCCATGCCCTGTCTGTCTTTCCGGAGGAGCGTGAGGTGCTGATACCCCCGCATGAAGTCTTCTTGGTCACCAGTTTCTCCCAGGATGGAACCCAGAACCTAGTGACTCTCTCAAGCAGTAATCAGATCTGCAGCCACTTTAACTGCGCCTATCTGGGTG AGAAGAAGAGGCTGAGCTGTGAGTCTGTGCCAA cagGAGGGCAGCCAGACTCATCCTCCAAGGGcgccttctctctgctctcctggaagACCCTGCTCTTGGCCTCTTGGGGGTTTCAGCTGTTAGTTGCTGGGCCCTGA